The nucleotide sequence TGGTTGTCATGAGGGTTATTTAAGTATTCACTTAGCAAATAAAGTTGGGACAAACGGAAAAGTTTATGCTGTAGATGTAAGAGAAGACCGATTAGATCTTTTAGAAGAGCATTTAAAAACTAGAGAGTTAAATAATGTGTCTGTGATTTTAGGTGATTATGATAATCCAAAATTGCCTAATGTATCCTTAGATGTTGTTGTAATTATGGATACTTATCATGAAATGAAAGATTATATGACTATATTGGAACATGTCAAATTATCGTTAAAACCTGGTGGACGAATTGTGATTATTGAAAAGCAAAAGTTAAAAGTAAGAGATCAATCAAGAGCATCTCAAACTGATGCACATAGTATGTCAATAAAATATGTTAGAAAAGAATTGATTAATGCAGGTTTTAATCAACTTGTTCAAAAGAGTAATATTGGTTTTTGGCAGAATGATAAGGACAAAGTAATTTGGATGCTCATTGCTACTAAAGAGTAGATAGCAAGATAATTATTTGACATAATATAAATTATAGTACATTTTGTAATATTGGTTTATCGAGTGGATGAAGCAAGATTATAAGAATGATGGCGCGCTGGCGATTAACGTGCGTATTCTATGTAGCTATAATGATACTATGTAAAATAGAGCCTCTCGTATAAATTCAATATTCTGAACTATTGTATAGAAATTTTCAAATAAGAAATTCTCGTAAATTTAATATTTGCAGAAAATGTATCTATAATTTGCCGTTATGTAAAATAGCCGCTACCAAGCGCTCGATTGTTTTATAAAATCAAATTGCTCTGGCAATTTATTTTACACACAATTATCCAACGCTTGCCAACGCCAAAATAAAAGCTAACCTTTTTGCTGTTATTGAAATTTTAGCGTATTTGAATAATTGTGCATCATATTTTTTTCTACGCGATTCTCGTAAGCTTGCCATAAGAGCTTAAATTTTAAGAAAAATAAAATTTCAAGCACTTATTCTATTCTCGTTATTATTTGAACATTTTTAATTGGAACTATTAATATTATGTAAAATAGAAATTGAAGATTTGAACTACTTAAGTTTTGATAATATCTTTTTTTCTTGGATAAAAAAAGAAACAAAAAATCATGACTGCATATAATTTTGGAAACAATTACGGTTCGTTACGCTATATTTTAGGAAACATTGTAACTAACCAAGATTTCTGTAGAAAACGCTTTAAAGAGTTAAAAAACCAATAATAACAGTAACTAACTCCCTAAAATATTACGCTCCTCTCTCCTATTGTTTTAGCCAAAATTCTATGAGGTCGAGCACAAAACCGAATTGCTAAAGTATAGTCTAATAATCTTTACATTCCACTAATCAATTCCTTTGCTTTGTCCAACGTAAATGCTCCTTTAACTTCTTTCTTGTCAAAAACCATAAAATAAGAAAAGTCGTGTCCAGATTGTTTTTCCCATTCGTTTCCAAGTCTGCACTTTCCTTCGCTGTCAGAACCATCCAAATGGTCTCCTTTCGTTTCTATTAAAATTGTTTTTCCAGATTTAGTCCTCAAAATAAAGTCAGGATAATGATTGGCTTTAAATCCGTTGATGTAAAATCCTTTTCCTCTTTCTAAATTTCTATGCCAAAACACAATGTTTGAAGAAGTTCCTATTTCCATTATAACTTTCTCCTCAAAGTTGTTCATTGTTCCTTCTTTTTCATACAATGAGTTTCCGATTGAAGAACCAACTTTTCCAGGAACTATTTCCTTTCCTAATTTCCAGTTTTCTTTAGCTGTTATGCGTTTCGATTTAATTAAATCCATAAATCGAGTTTCTGCATAACTGTCAGCAAGTTGTCTGATTTTAGCTTTAATTTTGTCTGTATAACTCCATTTTCTAACCAAAATATCACGCATTTGTTCTGCGTTCATTCCTTTTAGGATTCTTCCAACATATACTTTTATTTCTTGGTCTGGAATTGGGTACATATTCCCAATAATTTGCATTATTTGATGCGTAATATCACTTATTTGAGCATCTTTTGGTTTTGCCAAAATATATTCTGCAATTGGGTCTTTTATTTGACTTTCCTCAATCTTCACCCAATCTGGTGTATAATTGCCTTTGACAGTTTCTGTTAAATCTACTTTGTATAAATCAGATGAAATTTGGTCAAAGTCGATTTTAATATCTTCATCAGAAAGTTTAAAATCTTTTAATAACGATTCTCTGTTTAGTAATTCTTCATCTGTGCCAAAAATGTCACTTGCTGTAACTTTTAAAAAGAATTGAGGAAAATTTATCTGTTCAATAAATTTTTTGTTCGCTTCTTTTACTCGATAGCGTTTTACTTTATCTCCCATTTCTCGAAAAATATTTTCGTCAACAGGTTGTTTTTCCTGTTCCCTAATTTGTTGTTCTAATTCATCATTTTCTTCTTTAGAAATTGATTCAATTTCTTGATTGAAAGGATTGTTTTTTATTTCTTCCTCACTGGCATTTAGGTCAAAAGAAATTCTTCCTTTGTCAATCGTTTCTTCTTTTTCTTCTACATGCTGTTCTGGAAATAGGAAAGATTCAACAGGATTTACAACTTGTTCTTCTTTTTCCTCTTCGGTCATTTTATCTGCAACTCTGTGTTCATTACCACTAAAACCAGATGCTTTTAAACCTTCAACAATGCTTTGTAAAGTTTCGTTGAATTTTGCAGAAGCAGTTAAAACGTAAGAAAGGTTTAATTGAAATGCTTTGTGTTTTTGAACATAAGGTTGACGTAAAACTCTACCCAAAATTTGTTCAACATCTACTGCACTTGATTTGTCAGCCAAGGAAGCTAAAATGTATGCAAAAGGACAATCCCAACCTTCTTTTAAAGCGTTGATCGTAATTATATATCTAACTTCACATTCTTTACTCTGTAAATCTGGAATTCCTTTAAGCTCGTCAATGTTAGCAGTTTTTATTTTGATTTGATTTTCTGGAATACCTAATCCTAATAATTGTTCTTTTAATTTTTCAAAAGTTGTGTTGTCATCTTTAGTTTTTGGTTGAGCTTGAAACAGAACAATTGGTCTAATATATTTTCCACCATCAGCTTCTTCTTTCTTTGCAAGAATTTCCAGTTTCCGTTGTAAATGCAAAGCATTGTTTATGACTTCTGTTTTATCATGATTATTGTAAACAATAACAGGAAGTTTAACCATATGTTCCTTTTTTAATTCTATTGCTGGAACAAGACTTACAATGTTGCTATTGTCTTTTGGTGTTGCTGTTAAATCTAAAATAAAAGATGGATTCAAATTTTTTAACATATCTACACTCAAATCACTTTCTGCGTTGTGGCTTTCATCAACTACCAAAACAGGATGTAAACTTCTAATTACATTGATTAAAGCTGTGTCGTCAACACCTTCCAAAAGGTGTTTTCTATTTGCATATTGAGGTACAAATGATGCTAATTGTCCGTTTTCTTGATATACTTTTCTGTCTTCTTTGTTTTTTGCTCTTAAACTCGCAAAACTCAAAACAAAAATGCTCAATTGTTCTTTTACAATTGTTGGATTGAAATTTGAACCTTGCTCTAAATCTGATTTTTCATAAATCTCGACTTTGTGATTAAAAAGTGCATTTAGCTTTTGACGATATGGATGCTCTGGATTAGATAACGCATTTACAGTTTGTTGTAATAAATTACTCCAAGGCACTAACCAAATGACTGCTTTAGTTTTGCTAGTGTCGTAAGCTGAAAAAATTGAATGTAAAGCATTGACAGCAATAAAGGTTTTTCCTCCAGCGGTTGGTACTTTTATACAAACGTGAGCTGATTTAGGAATGTTGTTTTTGTATGGTTGCATACCTGTATTATCCAAAGGATTGTATGGTCCAATTTTATCTTCCCAATACT is from Pontimicrobium sp. SW4 and encodes:
- a CDS encoding methyltransferase domain-containing protein, whose product is MNFIKKYLVLCLFPMIGYSQYSQNDWAERDTWMPIEKIFELASISEGSHVADIGCHEGYLSIHLANKVGTNGKVYAVDVREDRLDLLEEHLKTRELNNVSVILGDYDNPKLPNVSLDVVVIMDTYHEMKDYMTILEHVKLSLKPGGRIVIIEKQKLKVRDQSRASQTDAHSMSIKYVRKELINAGFNQLVQKSNIGFWQNDKDKVIWMLIATKE
- a CDS encoding DEAD/DEAH box helicase family protein, whose protein sequence is MELKSYQQKVIENLEEYLEYVQEHKNVATAFNQYWEDKIGPYNPLDNTGMQPYKNNIPKSAHVCIKVPTAGGKTFIAVNALHSIFSAYDTSKTKAVIWLVPWSNLLQQTVNALSNPEHPYRQKLNALFNHKVEIYEKSDLEQGSNFNPTIVKEQLSIFVLSFASLRAKNKEDRKVYQENGQLASFVPQYANRKHLLEGVDDTALINVIRSLHPVLVVDESHNAESDLSVDMLKNLNPSFILDLTATPKDNSNIVSLVPAIELKKEHMVKLPVIVYNNHDKTEVINNALHLQRKLEILAKKEEADGGKYIRPIVLFQAQPKTKDDNTTFEKLKEQLLGLGIPENQIKIKTANIDELKGIPDLQSKECEVRYIITINALKEGWDCPFAYILASLADKSSAVDVEQILGRVLRQPYVQKHKAFQLNLSYVLTASAKFNETLQSIVEGLKASGFSGNEHRVADKMTEEEKEEQVVNPVESFLFPEQHVEEKEETIDKGRISFDLNASEEEIKNNPFNQEIESISKEENDELEQQIREQEKQPVDENIFREMGDKVKRYRVKEANKKFIEQINFPQFFLKVTASDIFGTDEELLNRESLLKDFKLSDEDIKIDFDQISSDLYKVDLTETVKGNYTPDWVKIEESQIKDPIAEYILAKPKDAQISDITHQIMQIIGNMYPIPDQEIKVYVGRILKGMNAEQMRDILVRKWSYTDKIKAKIRQLADSYAETRFMDLIKSKRITAKENWKLGKEIVPGKVGSSIGNSLYEKEGTMNNFEEKVIMEIGTSSNIVFWHRNLERGKGFYINGFKANHYPDFILRTKSGKTILIETKGDHLDGSDSEGKCRLGNEWEKQSGHDFSYFMVFDKKEVKGAFTLDKAKELISGM